The genomic stretch ATACACTTTTAAAGTGCATATATTCTGATAGCTGACACCATTTCCATCTGTTTCATCCAGTTTGTATTCGGTCAGCATTGCACACTCCTCACTCTTACTCACTGATTTCTGTTTGCAGTGCACATACATCCAAATCCCACAGCTGGAGCACACCCATGCGGTGATTCTCAGTAAGCCTGCCTGGATGTGGGGGGCTGAAATGGGAGCCAACGACCAGGGAGTCTGTATAGGCAATGAGGCTGTCTGGACCCGAGAGACTGTTAACTCTGAAGAGGCTCTGCTGGGCATGGACCTTGTCCGGTAAGTATAAGTCAAATCCTGCGAGTCGTTGATCGGTGCCctaaaaaaacaggttttgacaCATTTGGACACATTTCAGTTCCATTTCCTGTAGAACTGCTGCCACAATAGGATGAAAAAGTCACCACCAGTCTCCCGTTTCGCATAGTTTGCTAAATAGTATTGCGAAAAAAAGGTATGGAGGGTGATTTGTTGAGCTCAGACACGTTAATAAATTAGATTACTGTACTTTAATCTGATAAACTGCATTTGCTGAAGCTGTTTCAAAAGCGAAGATAGATCTTGAAATGGTGCAGCACCGTGTGCAACGTAGGGacaaataaaaggggaaaaacgtATCAGTTTTCAGTCAGTTAAAAGGAAAAGTGGTTTTAAAAAGTGTATAGGATAAGAAAAATATGACAAATGCTTTTCAGGCATACCTTTCatgaaatattttatcatttttgagTCATCTGGGTGGACTTTTGTTCATCAGACTAGGGTTGGAGCGTGGTGACAGCGCCTGGGCAGCCCTGACTGTTATCACAGGCCTCCTGGAGCAGTATGGGCAGGGGGGCCAGTGCAGGGAGGATCCTGCCCCCTTTAGCTACCACAACACCTTCCTCCTGGTGGACCGCGAAGCGGCCTGGGTCTTGGAAACAAGTGGACGTCTATGGGTGGCCCAGAAGATCACAGGTGTGcaaatttgttattatggaatTGATTCATATCACCTTTTGTGGAACAGAATAAATGGTGTTTTTAAATATCTGGTTTAGCAACTTGTgtttttaaggcttttttttcaTGCTATGATATTTATTCCACCAAGAGGGTGTGAAGAACATCTCCAACCAGCTGACCATTGGTTCTGAGATCTCAGCGGAGCACCCAGAACTGAGAAGTGTGGCCCAGGCTCAGGGCTGGTGGGATGGCGAAGGGGAGTTTAACTTTTCTCAGGTATTTAGCCCTGAAAATCCGCCGGCCAGGATGGAGCTGGCGAAACAGCGCTACAAGGGAGGCACAGAGCTACTTCACCATCACGATGGTGAGGGTGGTCCGCTCCTGTGTTTCTAAAAGTAATTGTGCAATGATATACTAACCCAGAGCTAATCAACTCAATCCTACAAGGCCTgtaatccagccgggttttctgtgtTACCATTTAGACCACTGCTTTCCGTAAGAAAATTGGGGCCCAGCTGAAAGCAGATGTTTACCTGGTTGGACAGAATACCCAGCTGGATCGGGACTTGTAGGACTGGGCTGATGTCGATCGATTAACCTACCCTTTCTGCCCTTTGTGCGGGCTCAGGGGCAGTCACAGCTGAGGTCATGATGTCTATACTGAGGGACAAAGCCAGCGGTATCTGCATGGATTCTGGGGGGTTTTGCACCACTGGCAGCATGGTGTCCATCCTGCCCAGAGACACCAGCCTGCCCTGCATCCACTTCTTCACTGCTACACCAGACCCCTCTAGGTACTTTACTCTGTTTATATTTGACAGCTTTATCTACCTTCCATGTACCCTGGAGGAGGAAGTACCAGAAAACGCATGGTCGTGTACATTTTGGAGTAGAGGGATTTTCCCCTTGTTCTTCTGAGCAACTTTGAGCCCTTTAAATTGCATCATCAGTCAAGTACTATGTGGGACATTTTTCTCTTAAATTTTCCAGTCAGATGCCACTAAACTCCTGCAACTTAATTGACAAGTAACATGTGATCCAAATAATGACCTAATTGCACAGGCTTGTTCTCACTCATACAATTTATCTAAACGTTTCTGCTTGGATTGACAAGAAAATTGGACCTCTGATAAATTGTTGAAGATCTTTCAATCTAAACAAGCATTTATGCTGGAGAGTAATGTGTAGGGGTGTGTTTCGTGGTGTAAATAGTATTGACAGTATCTTTGTCTTACATAATATCTGCATTTTGTAGCTATGATCAAACCGACTAACGAACTGGCGCAGCAGTAATGGTGGCCACTGGCAAAGGTCTGATTTTAGGTGGGAGGTTCTGCTGCTAGATGTTCCAGTCATTATGCCATCTACTGTCCGACTGACCTGCAGGTGGTGTCCGTCCTCCTTTCTTTACGCACGTCTCCAGAAAAGCTCTTTTAGCCGCTCCCGTCCCAGGATAATCATAATTGTGACAGAAGTCTTGGTTTACAAGTCGTGTCTCCTGAAAATAGATCTCAAGACTGCAATTTAGATGGCTGATGGTTGTTTCGGGGCGGTTGTTCTAATTTGACGTAGGTggcctccttttctcctctctctaccatGTCCATGTCCAGAATGGTTGCATCTTCTGTAAATGTATTAAAATCTGAATCTCGTCCCGATGAGCTGGTTGGTTATGTACTGTGCACAGCACTGTCTCGTTCCCCTCCAGACTTCTTCCTCACATCTGCATGCAGGGGGTGGATGAAGAgtttctttttgtctctctcCTGCCTTCTGCCAGGTCTATATTCAAGCCTTTTGTCTTCTCGGACTCTTGCACCCCAGTGCTGGGGGTGGTCTCCCCACAGTTTGGCCCAGAGGACCCTGTCAGGAAGCAGCCACGATTTCAGAGCCAGGTGGACCGCAGACATGAGCTGTACAAGTGCCACCAGGTGGCCCTCAGCATCATGGAGACCCACCCGGTGAGCCTCATTCATAGCTTTAAATGAATATATACATGAGTTGTCTTAACTTTGTCACTCACTGTGGTCAAATAAAAGCAGTCTCTAAACAAAGACATGATTAACAGTATGTTATATTATTTAAACATGAAACACTTCCAATTGGTTGTATTTATGTCACTAAACCACAATATCTGTCTGCTATTGCCATTGACAGATGTGTCTTAAATTGATGCACAATGCGTTTGTATAATTATATATTACGAACAATATTTGGTTTTTGTGTCTGTAAAATTGAAAACAATGACATCACAACAGAACAGTAGTAACACAAAAGAATTATTGCAATAATCAACAATTTATTGATGTTTACTCTccaaataagattttttttaaaacatttggttTCATATAATCGCAATATCGTTTAATATTGATATCATAGCATTTAGTGACTCTTGTCAAATCATTTATACTGACTCACCCAACgttacatatttatttattgaatgTTATCAGTGGTAGTGGGACCCAGTGGTGTGTAATATTAGGTGTGCAGGTGCTGTCATTAAGTCTCTTGACTCAGACGTCTGGATGAAATAAGATTTGGAAAAGTGGAATGGTCTCTCCTAAAAGTACACGTTACCTAAAGAGGCGTAACCACAGTTTAGAATTGACTGAGCACACTGCTTTAACTGCCTGTGTCAACATGAAACACATGTAATATTTGACCCAGATGATGGTGCCGTCCTGACGTCTCCATCTTTTTTCATGTCAGAACGAGGGTTCAGCCATCCTAGAGATACTGAGAGAACTGGAGTCGCAGTGTCTGAGCGAGATCTCTGCCATGCTGAATGGAGAGATCCCTGGACAAGACCTGGGGGAGTTGTTTTTCGACTGTGTGGATGCGGAGATTAAATTCTACCagtgaggaggtgagaggattCTAGAGCTTTTTGTATCATCCCACTACAGATCCCAAAGCattccttttccaggttttCTGACTCATCCTTCAAAGCTACATTGTTTTTATGTTATTCTGCATCATAACACTGAATATAACAGCTACTGTCTCTGTTACAGCGCCTCCAGGTGGACTAGCATTCCCATTTTTCCAGCAGAAGGCCCTGGATAAACAGTTTTTCACATGACGGCCTTCACTCCAGCACACATTCTCATAGGTTCTCATTATAGCAAAGACTGTAAAACGCACATGTGAACTAAACTTCTTAATGATCAGCTAGCAAATAGTGCCTGCACCTTAGTAGTGTGTTGGAAGATGTAAATGACAGTGGCACATAATATATAGAGGTATGTCACACTGCACACTGTTAATATGCCATTTGtctatttaattttatttaatttgctCATAAATTGAAGGCCATTGATGCTATCTCTTGGCAATAATTCAATAAAGAATGTGCATAGTCTGATCTGCTGTGCTCGCTGTgcatctgcttttctttttttttaaatgaatttgtgAAATATTTCTAAAACTCTGTGTTTGCTTTCTATATCTAGGGTATTGATTGTAGATTCATGACAGTATTGCAGCCCGTAGGTGCAGATACTGCATCACCGAACAATACCGAACAGGACCACTGTGCAAAGTATCCATTAAACAGTCCAGTAGATTCAAAGAAATAACATTTTACTACACGGGTATATATTACTTACACATGTTTAACATATGATaatcaataacaaatcaaaaacacaaataaatgcataaaGAGATATTTTGTTTCAACAGTCGTGGGTGGGTCGTGATGGTGCAGTTCCAACTCCGCCCGGTAGGCGGCGATGATCAAACTCAGCCGTCGCGCGTTTGCTCATTCATGGcgaatgaaaacacaaactgtgGCACCATTAGTCAACTTGGTACCGAATGTGTCGTGAGCTGTTGTTTTTTGAGCTTTTAGCATTTTCCTGATATTTAGATCTCACCGTGGACGTTGTCTTCCAGCGAAGTGGAGCCGACTAACTGCAGAGGTAACGGAACATTCGGGTCTTGACGTGGCCGCATCTGTGCCCGGTGTTGCTAATGTGGCAGCCAAATCCTGCGCTTCAGCGGTCACTGGAACCGATTAGTTAAAGTAATTTGCTAGTTGGATTTAAAAGAAACCTCCAGGGTTCCTTCTTTAATATCTAATGTTTATACCTTCACTGGTGTTATTGTTTGGATGAGCCATTAGCCAGTAGCAAGTGCAGCTACTCAGGTACTGTTCACGTTACATTATGGGCCCAATCAGTTGTGTCCCAAATCACAGGATAATCTATCTACATTTCTATAAATCAATCTATATAATCTATTAGTTGTGCTACCGTAATTTCTTCAAATTTATGCACACCTTGAAAGTCTAGATTATATTCGGTTCATTTGTTGAACCGCTTCAAACTCCACAATTAAATGGTTTTAACTGCTGTTGAAGCCAAATTGTCCTTTGAGGAAAAGAAATCATCGTTTGAAATCAAATTACTAAAGCAGAGACCAAATAAATGATACTTGAGTCTTTCCTCATTGACACAACAAACTTGTTACCTTGGAGTTCATTGTTGAtatatgtgtttttttcccccctccttgtAGAATTTAACATCCACAAGGTTGCAGAGAGATGTATTCCCACAGGTCCGATCACAGTCGGCAGTACGGTGTGAGAAGGCACTGGGACGGCGATGATGAGCACTGGGAAAAGCACGAAACTCAGAGGAATTCCCACCGTTCCTACGGGGGAAGTTCGGAGAGGACAAGCAGAAGTAGAGAGTACGGTGATTCGCCGAGGAGGCGGTACAGTAAAGACTTCGCGAACCACGAAAGGAGGCGAAAGAGCCCGCTGAGGAGGCGCGCGTCCTCCCCAGATTGGGGCgctttggaaaagaaaaggcgGCGGCTGACCGAGGACGAAGAGGACTACAAATACAGACATTTGGCTGAGGGGAAAACGAGCCGGCAACTGTCGCTTGACGGTGCAAACTTTCACCCGTCCGCTGATTTGAAACAAGAAAAAGATTTCGAAAGTAGGAAAAGAACGAAAGGTTCCGGTCACAGACACCACGAGGAGTTTGTGTACAGGAAACGACACGATGATGCACAACTGACTGGATACAACAACGACAGAGACGATCGTGAAAGGACCTGGGACGGTGCACGTGAGAGGACACAGTCACTAGATGAGCCTATGAAGGTCAGTCACTATAGAAACCCTAACGTGTCATTTTAAGGATTTTGTTTCTCACCAATCTGGTCCAACCAGTTATTTCCCCATCTTAAGTTCAGTTGGATAGATAAATTATGATATATATAATAAAGATCAACAATTAAAACTCAATTTTCCTAAATAATAAGCCTGGTACAAATGTATATCCATCCGACCAACATTTGTTGAAGGTTATTGCAATACAGTGATGGATTATTTCTCCATATAATGGCTTGAAGTATTTGTCTGACAACAGAAGTGACATCGTTTGTggttgcttttgtgtgtgtgtgtgtgtttttaagaaTCCGGACAGAGACGGCACACACCAAAAGGAAAGTATTCCCGACAAGAACACGTCATCCAAGGGTTTCCAGCTTTTCCTCAATGTTCTCAACAAGGGCGTGAATGTCGCCACTCTCACCAAAATCATGACTTCTGCAAAAGAAGAGAATCGACCGCAGGCTCTGACTTCCCCCCCGAATACTACAGATGGACCTTTGTCACCTCCTGACAGGGGGGAGCCGGAATTTCACCAAAACACCGACCGCAGGAGCGAGGACGTGGAGTTTTGGAGAATGGCGTCTTCAGAGCCTCCACGCAAATCGTTATCCACCCCAAAGGAGAACTTAATGTTTGATGAACTGCCTGTGCGGTCCCGTGATGGAGACCAGAGCTACCCAGGCTCTAGTGGCTGTTCTGGGTCTCTCGCACACTTGGATAAGATAACATTAACACCCGAGgaggagcacaaacacaagcaggcGCAGCATATTTTGCAGGCCATTGGCATGAATATAGAATTTGAGGAACTGGGCCAGATGTCACATCGGATCCAGGAACGCCTATATGGTAAGAGAGACGGCGACAGGGGACGCCCAGGTAGGCGTAGCAGGGAAAGAGATACAATGAGGGTGTCGTCACCAAGGCTACATAACAGATCGTCGTCAAGCAGCAGGTCCACTTACAGCCCGTCACCTCAGAAATCCAAGAACAAGGATTCGCACAGTTTTCAATCAACCAACAGTGAAGAGAAGTCCAGGGAAAACATCTCAACACGTCCATCTTACCCTCAGGATTTCACATACACTTTACCAGAGCCGCATCCTGTGCCTGCAATGCCAGCATACTCGCCAGTTAGCCGTCCCGGGCAGCCTTTTCCAGCCTTTCTTCCTAACTTGTCCCAACCCACACCCCATTTGTTTTTCCCCCATATGCCTCCTTACCCCCAACCTCCACCAATGAACGTCTTTCCAGCGGCGTTGGCTCAAATGAGGCCTCTGTTTCCACCACCTCCAGTTCACCCTTTAAATCCTCCTCAGAAATCCAAACCCTTGTCAAGACCTCGCTGTTTGCAGGTCATTGAAACCAAGCAGCCTGGTTAATGTGGAAAGAGTGGGATATACTGTGAATGCCGTCTCTTGATGAACACGGAGATTCTTTGGATTATAAATCCAATTTGGACGTAAACTAGAAAAAGCAATTCACTACAGCATGGAGCAACAGACACTAGTAAACCCATACAGTGTATTAAGAGTTATTAAGAACTCTTATATGTGTGGTGGATATTGGAGGACTGTATTTATGCACATTCTATTCAAAAACAAATTTGACACAagttaatttaaagaaaaagctaTTTTTCTGTATTTAGAATGGTTTTAaggctcattttctttttttgtttcattgcTGACTAATTTCATTCCTTGTATAATCATGTATAAACATCTAAGCATTTGAATTTGATAACATTAAACTGTTTGAGCTGCTAATTGGTGGTGTTTTCTTTGACTAACCTTGTTTTTAGTCCTCAGGAAACATTTTAAGGAGATTGTGTGCCTATGTGACAAGACACCAAAGTAGTCACGAATAAGCTTAGAGTTATTCTAATAAAATTTAGAGACTTATTAGGAAGTTGTGACACATTCAGGCCGACTTTGTCGCCAGACAAATGCTTGCACAAGaggaattattttattattgtgtaTATAAATATCAAGGTGTAGTATCGGTCATCCCTCCAGCTGGGGGCGCTGATCTATTTTATGACAGCAGAAAGCGAATCGTCGAAGTCCTCAGAATAATCGAATGTTATTTTTCTGCAAGTGTTTTTAGAACCTGATCCGATTAAACTCTCAAGTGTCACAGCCCCAGAAGTGAAAACTGCAAAATATCATAAAGACCCCGGAAGCGTCCATTCGGGCACATGTAGCATAGTAAGTAAATAGTTAGCTTCCAAGCTAATGTTGTGCTGTGACATGGACATTGTTTTCTTATATTTCCCTCTGTTATACTGTAAAGCTTTAGCCATTGCAGAGTTATATCTCCACGATGTTTCTATTTTACAGAAGGAAAGcaaaaaggcaggaaaatgatGAACTCTCTTGATTGGGAAGACTCTGTTCGAAAATGGCAAACCACTATGAACACCTACCAGAAGAATGATAGAGGCAGGATGGAGAATCCTTCTGGGACACATGGGACACATCAGACGTCCTGCCACTACAGAGCAGACACTGTCCATGTTCCAGACACAGATCCAGAAGATCAAGAGTTGACcaggaagctgaaagagctaAGAGgaatagaggagaggaaaatatGCAGggaagcttctccagcctgtAAAACAGTGTTGGAGCCATCACTTGGAGCCCCCGGTGAGCAGTCGTGCAGACGCACCGGGACGTCTCTGAAAGAGAGGGTGAACGCAATTTTACAGCAACGGCAATCAAACGGCTTTCTGTCACAGGTGAGCTTTTGATTCAGCCACTCTTATTCATTAATGAGCCCGTTTCCTTTGTCTAGATGGTCCAGTTTGCAGGGCGAGTGTGGTTTCCAGAATGTTAACTTTGGTTTCTTACTGTTCAGAGCCATTTTCGCAGCAGGATAAAGTCATCCGACCCGAGTAAAGGTGATAAGCAACTGGAAGATCATCCACTAAAGAGCAGAGTGAAGATGCTCATGACGCACAGGAGGCGTCACCCGTGTGTTTCACCATCTATTACACAGGTTTGTggaatattttaatgtttttatgttCAATCTAATTCACGCTTAAAGTATTATTTCATGAGAAGGGAACTTTTGCTTATATTGTGCTCTCTACTTAGCAATTTTTCCTCTCATGCCTcacagccgccgccgcctcctcctcctcaacgcGCCGCTTCTTCACTGGCCGAGAACAGCGTTGATCAGGGTTTTCAGCGTTTCCTCAATGTTCTCAACAAAGGAGTAGATGTGGATTTGCTGAGGAAAATTGTCAACGCTGACTCCGAAGACCTTTGTTTGGATGATAAGCGCCATAATATCCAGCAAAATGAGGTGACAGATATGTCCTTTAGAGAGAGACCATATTCTAATGATGGGAACTCACTGGGAGAACCCAGTGGACAGGAAGAAAGCAGCACTGATCCACGCAGCCAAGAAAGATCTCAGAGTAGCCCAATCCCTGAtgaggatgaaaagaaagaggaggaacttTCCCCTTTTAGCTTTAGGACATCAGCAATGAGGAACAACaaggaagatgaagaaaaaataaagcacGATCAGCAACACGAGCAGCTTCAGAACATCTTAAAAAGTCTGGGCTTGCAACTGGAAAAGGAGGAGATGAGCCAACTAGCAAACCGGACCCAGGAGAGGCTGTACGGCAAGAAAACGGACAACGCGATAGCCCAGAGCAGACGGCAACCGGACAGACACCCGAAGGGGTCCCCGAGGTCAAGCCGGGGCTCTTCTTCGTCATcgtgttcctgctcctcctctagGAGCAGAAGTTCCAGCTCCTCTTACTGCGGAAGCTCCCGCAGCAACGTCTCCAAACGCAGGAGCAACGGGTCGCCAGCGAGAAGCGGCGAGAACCTGACGGGCCTCGAAAACAACCCGGGCACAGAAAAAAGACTGAAGACCAGCAATGAAGATCAACAGCAGTCATGTGCAGAAACCCAGGCGTGGCCTCCTCCCAATCCCAGTTATTCTCTCAGCCCATTGCCAGATTACACTCTGTCTCAGTACTCCCAGTACAGCGCGTACAGCACCAGTTCTTATCATAATACGAGTTCTTACTGGACATATTCACAGGTTGCCACGCATCCCTCCTTTTATCCCAGCAGCCTCCCTTACGCACAGAATCAGTGTCATAATTTTCCTGTAAATTTTGTGGAACATCCAAGAAGTTTTCCTGACCAATGGCAAATGGCACCTCCGCTGGACCAGCAGTGTCTGCCCACCCCCCAAATGAATATGAGAAAATGGCGAAAAaggtcaaaaaagaaaaagaagaagcttgCCTGGTGGTGGAAACGAACGGAGGTAAAGGTGGTGGATAATGCTGAAAAGAAAGAGCCGGCCgtggagcagcagccagccccCAAGGAGGAGGGACGGGTCGATCAGGTGGGAaaggtttcctcttttttcactGATCAAAAGCCATTCTTAGATAGATCCTGTTGGCATCTCCACGCAGACCAGGAGTTTTGGTTTAAACCGCTGTGGAGAAACACGTCCAGGCCCTCTTTTATACTCTTATTCCCCTTTCACCAGTGTCACAACGGCGCGTCGGTGGGTCAGAACCCCAACGCCAAGAACTCAGAGAAGAGCAAAAATCAGCTACCtaaggaggaaataaaggctAACCTGGGGAAAACGGTTTGTGAACTTTTCCATTTTACCACCTGGACATTCACTGGAACAGTAATTCCTTTATGCATGAATCACTCAGCGGTACACAGCGATCATCATTTTTGATCGGGGTTTTATTATATCGTTAAGGCGGCAAATAATACTTACAAAAAGTTGATTCCCCTTTCACCAGTGTCACAACGGTGCGTCGGTGGGTCAGAACCCCAAAGCCAAGAACTCAGAGAAGAGCAAAGATCAGCTAactgaggaggaaataaaggctAACCTGATGAAAACGGTTTGTGatcatttcctttttctcaCCTGGACATTCACTGGAACAGTATTTCCGTTATGCCTAAATCACTCAGCGTTATTCCCCTTTCACCAGTGTCACAACGGCGCCTCTGTGGGTCAGAACCCCAAAGCCAAGAActcagagaagagaaaactaactgaggaggaaataaaggctAACCTGATGAAAACGGTTTGTGatcatttcctttttctcaCCTGGACATTCACTGGAACAGTATTTCCGTTATGCCTAAATCACTCAGCGTTATTCCCCTTTCACCAGTGTCACAACGGCGCCTCTGTGGGTCAGAACCCCAAAGCCAAGAACTCAGAGAAGAGCAAACATAAGCTAactgaggaggaaataaaggctAACCTGAGGAAAACGGTTTGTGAACTTTTCCATTTTACCACCTGGACATTCACTGGAACAGTAATTCCTTTATGCATGAATCACTCAGCGGTACACAGCGATCATCATTTCTGATCGGGGTTTTATTATATCGTTAAGGCGGCAAATAATACTTACAAAAAGTTGATTCCCCTTTCACCAGTGTCACAACGGTGCGTCGGTGGGTCAGAACCCCAAAGCCAAGAACTCAGAGAAGAGCAAAGATCAGCTAactgaggaggaaataaaggctAACCTGATGAAAACGGTTTGTGatcatttcctttttctcaCCTGGACATTCACTGGAACAGTATTTCCGTTATGCCTAAATCACTCAGCGTTATTCCCCTTTCACCAGTGTCACAACGGCGCCTCTGTGGGTCAGAACCCCAAAGCCAAGAActcagagaagagaaaactaactgaggaggaaataaaggctAACCTGATGAAAACGGTTTGTGatcatttcctttttctcaCCTGGACATTCACTGGAACAGTATTTCCGTTATGCCTAAATCACTCAGCGTTATTCCCCTTTCACCAGTGTCACAACGGCGCCTCTGTGGGTCAGAACCCCAAAGCCAAGAACTCAGAGAAGAGCAAACATAAGCTAactgaggaggaaataaaggctAACCTGAGGAAAACGGTTTGTGAACTTTTCCATTTTACCACCTGGACATTCACTGGAACAGTAATTCCTTTATGCATGAATCACTCAGCGGTACACAGCGATCATCATTTCTGATCGGGGTTTTATTATATCGTTAAGGCGGCAAATAATACTTAATAAAAAGTTGATGCGTTCAAACGTACATTTGCAGGTTTGGGGTCTCCTCGGGCATTTTGAAAGCTCACTTTTTtccgtgtttgtttttatttgttccAGCTTGAAGCATTTAACAGGAAGGCGAAACAAGCGTTGATCCAACCCGTCAGCTTCTTGACCTCTCAGGCTGATGAAGGTTCCAACAGTGAAACACACCCAGTCCTTTTATTAAAGAGTCTACGGTGGATGGAAGTTTAAACAATTTAACCGCTGCCTTTTCCCTTTTGTCTCCCGCAGATCTGGTCATGAAGCTGTGATGGAGCCTGTGAATCCCATCTTTAAACCTCGTGTTCACCTGTAGTTTATGTGTTGTTTGTTGAAATGGACTGTGCTTTGCAGCTGTGTAAAGGAGCgtatatatttacataaatatgaTGACTTTCGGACTCTTTTTACCTTTATAAAGTCTCATCTTTTGAGCAGAAACTCGATGCCTGATTAAGGGACTTcgatgctaacattagcacacTATTCCAGCAAAATCCTGGattttcacattaaaatgacaACTAATGTTAGAAGCAAAAGTcctgtttcttctttattttcaaatcaatcaatcagacaAACGTGTGGGacggaaacaaaaaaaatggagaaGAACAAAACCAGAACTTCCAAATAAATTATCCTTTTAATGTTAACAGTAGTTTTCACCGTAACGTTGAACACCATCGTTTCCTGTGTTGAATGTTGCCGTTATAAATAGGAAAGAGATTGAAAACAGTTCTTTAAAGttcatctttttcctccccttggCAGTAACATGCTGCTCTCTGGCTGTTCATGTAGGGTCTGCAGCCCAGGGTCCACACTGTGTTGAACAACGTGTCTGCCACTGTTTCACACGCTGGgaacaaaacacaaagacagacacaacagaACAGCGTTTACATCCCAatttagatgtttttttaatccaacaAAAAAATCATGAATCATTCCAAAATCCTCCTTAAGGTGTCATTCTCTGCCAATTGAACCATTTAGTAGCGGGAAGGAAATCGTTTCCTTTCTTATGGTGAAACAATGAAAAGGTTCAAAGTTCACTGACCTTCGACTTTCGAAACAAAGCCGAGACTTTTCTTGAGGTCGGAACAGATGCTGTGGAGGCACCAGCGGAACTTGGAATCGCAGCGGTACTTGTTGGAGCCGCAGGTGTCGTAACACATGTCCAGTTGGTTGCAGCACTTTGTCATGGCAGGGATTCCCATGTCCATCTGGCAGATAGCAAAAACACCCTCAGAACAGGTAAAATAACTCTCCTGGGAGCTTTCTTCAATCTAACGTACCC from Takifugu flavidus isolate HTHZ2018 chromosome 6, ASM371156v2, whole genome shotgun sequence encodes the following:
- the LOC130527875 gene encoding zinc finger protein 318-like isoform X4, with translation MMNSLDWEDSVRKWQTTMNTYQKNDRGRMENPSGTHGTHQTSCHYRADTVHVPDTDPEDQELTRKLKELRGIEERKICREASPACKTVLEPSLGAPGEQSCRRTGTSLKERVNAILQQRQSNGFLSQSHFRSRIKSSDPSKGDKQLEDHPLKSRVKMLMTHRRRHPCVSPSITQPPPPPPPQRAASSLAENSVDQGFQRFLNVLNKGVDVDLLRKIVNADSEDLCLDDKRHNIQQNEVTDMSFRERPYSNDGNSLGEPSGQEESSTDPRSQERSQSSPIPDEDEKKEEELSPFSFRTSAMRNNKEDEEKIKHDQQHEQLQNILKSLGLQLEKEEMSQLANRTQERLYGKKTDNAIAQSRRQPDRHPKGSPRSSRGSSSSSCSCSSSRSRSSSSSYCGSSRSNVSKRRSNGSPARSGENLTGLENNPGTEKRLKTSNEDQQQSCAETQAWPPPNPSYSLSPLPDYTLSQYSQYSAYSTSSYHNTSSYWTYSQVATHPSFYPSSLPYAQNQCHNFPVNFVEHPRSFPDQWQMAPPLDQQCLPTPQMNMRKWRKRSKKKKKKLAWWWKRTEVKVVDNAEKKEPAVEQQPAPKEEGRVDQCHNGASVGQNPNAKNSEKSKNQLPKEEIKANLGKTCHNGASVGQNPKAKNSEKSKDQLTEEEIKANLMKTCHNGASVGQNPKAKNSEKRKLTEEEIKANLMKTCHNGASVGQNPKAKNSEKSKHKLTEEEIKANLRKTCHNGASVGQNPKAKNSEKSKDQLTEEEIKANLMKTNPKAKNSEKRKLTEEEIKANLMKTCHNGASVGQNPKAKNSEKSKHKLTEEEIKANLRKTLEAFNRKAKQALIQPVSFLTSQADEGSNSETHPVLLLKSLRWMEV
- the LOC130527875 gene encoding zinc finger protein 318-like isoform X10 → MMNSLDWEDSVRKWQTTMNTYQKNDRGRMENPSGTHGTHQTSCHYRADTVHVPDTDPEDQELTRKLKELRGIEERKICREASPACKTVLEPSLGAPGEQSCRRTGTSLKERVNAILQQRQSNGFLSQSHFRSRIKSSDPSKGDKQLEDHPLKSRVKMLMTHRRRHPCVSPSITQPPPPPPPQRAASSLAENSVDQGFQRFLNVLNKGVDVDLLRKIVNADSEDLCLDDKRHNIQQNEVTDMSFRERPYSNDGNSLGEPSGQEESSTDPRSQERSQSSPIPDEDEKKEEELSPFSFRTSAMRNNKEDEEKIKHDQQHEQLQNILKSLGLQLEKEEMSQLANRTQERLYGKKTDNAIAQSRRQPDRHPKGSPRSSRGSSSSSCSCSSSRSRSSSSSYCGSSRSNVSKRRSNGSPARSGENLTGLENNPGTEKRLKTSNEDQQQSCAETQAWPPPNPSYSLSPLPDYTLSQYSQYSAYSTSSYHNTSSYWTYSQVATHPSFYPSSLPYAQNQCHNFPVNFVEHPRSFPDQWQMAPPLDQQCLPTPQMNMRKWRKRSKKKKKKLAWWWKRTEVKVVDNAEKKEPAVEQQPAPKEEGRVDQCHNGASVGQNPNAKNSEKSKNQLPKEEIKANLGKTCHNGASVGQNPKAKNSEKSKDQLTEEEIKANLMKTCHNGASVGQNPKAKNSEKRKLTEEEIKANLMKTCHNGASVGQNPKAKNSEKSKHKLTEEEIKANLRKTCHNGASVGQNPKAKNSEKSKDQLTEEEIKANLMKTCHNGASVGQNPKAKNSEKSKHKLTEEEIKANLRKTLEAFNRKAKQALIQPVSFLTSQADEGSNSETHPVLLLKSLRWMEV